The genome window GAGTGGGGTCCTTCCTGGAGTGAGCTTGGGTACTGTAGCCTGGACAACCTGGGCTTCTTTACCCAACACATCCGGGCATAGAGATAGGGACATGAGGGAAGGATCTTGTTGATTCATCACAGGGCCTGCTCTAGACAGGACTGAGACATGGGCATGTCAGTGAGGAGGGCCGGAGGCCCCAGGCAAGAGCACTCCATGAAGGCTCTACCCTCTTCCAACTGTAGGTACTGGACTCCCCTGGGGAATAGGAGGGCCAGAGTAGCCAGTGGCCTAGGCCCTTTCCCAAAAGAAGCACCATGGAAACTATCTCCCCAGACTCTTGTCTTGGGGGTCCATCCGGGCCTAGGGATGGGCTCCAGGACTGTCATACATCAGGGTATCCACCTGTGATCGTTGCAGCCACAGGCGTCTCTGGTTGTCACCAAGAAGTATGCGCAATGAATGACTTGGGCGGCAGGCTGATAGGGCAGTGCAGTGGGTAGCGTGTAACTGGTGGCAGGTGTCACAGCAGAGGGTGGGCAGGTTCCCAGGGCTCAAGCAGCTGTGTGCCTGGTAGCCCAGAGGCTCAACAACAGGCCCATAGCCTGAGGCTGGTGTTCCTTCTGCCTGCCTGTGACGGGGGCTGGCCTGCCCAGAGCTGCCAGGGGCTTCAGGGGTAGCTAAGTCCCCTGACCGACTCAGCTCATGgcgcagagagaggaaggagaacgCAGAGGGTTCTGGCtccagctcctcttccagagCCCCATATGGTGGGCTGCTGGCCCGATGTAGATCATCAGCGGGGGGTTCCCAGGGCTGGCCCCCAGGACCCCAGAGCTTGGCACTCTGCTCCCAGAGTGGTGGCCTGTACGCCAGTTCCACGGGGGGTGAGTCCAGCCCTGGAGAGGGCTCACCATACAGACTGGCCTCTGAGCTCTCATCCTCCTGCCGGTCCTGGTACAGGTCCACGGGGGCCCCATAAGCAGCAGGTGTGCCCCgggggggcaggggtggtggCTCCTCATCCTGGGCCAGTCTCTGCTGCAGCCAGGCCACACAGGAGGCAACATCCCCACTAGCCCGACGCGCTCGGAGCAGCTCCTCAGCTGGCAGCACACTCGTGCCCAGCTGGGTCAGCACCTCGCTTAGGATCTCACACTCCAGCCGAAGAGCAAAGCAGCCTAGGGCTACCTGAACCAGCTggcaggcagggggtggggtggtcacCATTAGGCGGTGGTTGTCCCTGCGCACGTAGCCCATCTTCTGGAAGCTTCGAGTCAGGAGCTCCTCAGAGAGCACACCCTTCAGCACATGCACATAGCCCCCTGAGAAGGTCT of Peromyscus leucopus breed LL Stock chromosome 5, UCI_PerLeu_2.1, whole genome shotgun sequence contains these proteins:
- the Spata2l gene encoding spermatogenesis-associated protein 2-like protein yields the protein MGSSSLSEDYRLCLERELRRGRAGVCGDPSLRAVLWQILVEDFDLHGALQDDALALFTDGLWGRADLAPALHDLARAFELLELAAVHLYLLPWRKEFTTIKTFSGGYVHVLKGVLSEELLTRSFQKMGYVRRDNHRLMVTTPPPACQLVQVALGCFALRLECEILSEVLTQLGTSVLPAEELLRARRASGDVASCVAWLQQRLAQDEEPPPLPPRGTPAAYGAPVDLYQDRQEDESSEASLYGEPSPGLDSPPVELAYRPPLWEQSAKLWGPGGQPWEPPADDLHRASSPPYGALEEELEPEPSAFSFLSLRHELSRSGDLATPEAPGSSGQASPRHRQAEGTPASGYGPVVEPLGYQAHSCLSPGNLPTLCCDTCHQLHATHCTALSACRPSHSLRILLGDNQRRLWLQRSQVDTLMYDSPGAHP